CGGTTCGCAGAAGGCAATCCAACTCCTTAAACAAAAGCTGGCCATTAAAGCAAAAGTATTACGAGATGGAGAATGGGTAATGCAAGCGGCAGAAGAGATTGTGCCCGGAGATATCCTTGTAGTTAAGCTTGGAGATATAGTGCCTGCTGATGCCAAGATTGTAAGCGGCGATTTATCGGTTGATGAATCAGCCTTAACCGGAGAATCCTTCCCTAAAGATGCACATCCGTTAGACGTTATTTATTCAGGATCTGTAGTGAAGCGGGGGCAAGCCAGGTGCGCCGTGGTAAATACCGGGGCAAATACCTACTTTGGTAAAACAGCCGAACTAGTCAAAATAGCAAAACCCAAGTCGCATCAAGAGGAAGTTATGATGGCCGTAGTTAAATACATGATGTACCTGGGCATTGCCGCGTCAATCCTTGTTGCAATATACGCCTTATTCCTTCACTTAAGCGTCTTTTTGATACTAACCTTTGTTGTGATTTTTCTTATGGGGGCAGTCCCTGTGGCGCTTCCAGCAGTAATGACAATTGTTCAATCGGTAGGTGCGATGGAACTTAGTAAGAAGGGGGTGTTGGTAACCAGGCTTGATTCGATTGAAGATGCCGCTTCTATAGATGTGCTTTGTTTTGATAAGACAGGCACGGTAACGCAGAACAGATTATCAGTTATAGATAGCATAGTGTTTTCAGGATATCAAAAAGAGAATGTTATCAGATTAGCTGCTTTGGCATCCCGAGCAGAGGGGATGGACGTAATCGACCTTGCGGTTATTGAATATGCTAAAGACGCGCGGGTAGATTTAAATGCGTTTAAACAGATTTCGTACGCGCCTTTTAATCCGTCGCTCAAGAGAACAGAAGCGATTATCGAAAATAATGGAGCGCGTTTTAAGGCCATTAAGGGTGCCTCTCAGGCTGTCCTAGCTTTGTGCCGCGGAATTGGTCAAGAAACGATAGCTGGGGCTAATAAAACAATAAAGGAGTTTTCTCAAAAAGGATACAGGACGATTGCAGTTGCGCAGTCGCGCGGGGATGATCTAGAAAACTTTCAACTTGCAGGGCTGCTGGCATTAGCTGATCCTCTTCGGCCGGATTCAAAGAGCATGATCGAGGAAGCAAAAAAGCTGGGGATAAAGCCCATTATGCTGACCGGAGATAATATTGCCATAGCTCAAGAGATAGCCCGGCAGGTTGGCATTGGCAGTAAAATTATCAGGTTTTCTGATATTGCGGGCTTAAGTGAAGATACGCAGATAAGGTCTATTGAAGAAAGCGATGGGTTTGCCGAGATATATCCTGAGGATAAGTATAAAATAGTAAAATTGCTGCAATCAAGAAATCATATGGTAGGGATGACCGGAGACGGGGTGAATGATGCGCCGGCGCTAAAGCAGGCGGAGATGGGAATAGCGGTAAGAAGATCAACTGATGTGGCCAAAGCATCAGCAAGCGTAGTCTTAACTGAACCGGGAATAAGCGTAATAATTAATGCGATAGAGATAAGTAGAGAGATATACCAACGGATGCTGACATGGGTTATAAATAAAGTTACTAAGGTTATAGAATTTGTAGGGTTATTAACCGTAGGTTTCTTTTGGCTGCATAATATTGTGCTTTCACTTTTGGGAATGTCGCTACTTGTATTTGCCAATGATTTTGTAACCATGTCTCTGGCAACCGACAATGTAAAGTCCACAGATAATCCTAACAAGTGGAATGTAAAAAATATTACTGTGTTATCCATCATTCCGGGTATACTCTTAGTGGTGGAAGGCTTAATTATAATTCTGGTAGGGCTGAGATATTTTCATTTGGAATGGGAGAAGCTGCGTACTTTGGTAATGCTGAACCTTATATTTAATAGCCAATTTCGAGTATTGATTGTTAGGGAAAGGAGGCACTTTTGGGCATCTGTTCCCGGTAAAGCGTTGCTCATCTTCAGCCTATCGACCATAATAATATTCTTTCTGTTAGGTATTTACGGTATTTTTATTCCAGCTCTTACCGTAAAACAAATTCTTATTGTTCTGGGATTCTCGGCGTTATTCACTCTGGGTATTGATTTTCCTAAATACTATTTATTTAGGAGATTTGGGTTATAATTACATATATAAGGAACAGAAGGAAAGAGCCGTAAATGCCAAAGACTAAAATAATCTGCACTTTAGGGCCGGCTTCAAGCAAAGAAAATGTTTTGATCAAGATGATGGGCGCCGGTATGGCAGTGGCAAGGTTAAATTTCTCTCACTCTACCTCAAAGGTTCATTTAGCCCGGATACGGCTGATAAGGAAACTAAATAAAAAATATCGCCTAAATATCAAGATATTGGGGGATTTGGAGGGTTACCGCATAAGGGTGGGTAGATTAGAAGGAGGTCAGGCGATCAAGGTAAATAAAGGGCAGGTCGTTTGGTTGACACAAGAAAATACTTTAGGAAAAGGCAGCCTGATACCATTTGATTACAAAGGCCCTTTAAGCAAGATCTGCAAAGGCCAATACATTTATATTGATGATGGTAATATCGCCCTTATAGTTTTAGGGGGCCGGATAAATAGATTAAAGGCTAAAGTGGTTATTCCCGGGTTGATTAAAGAGCGCAAAGGCATAAATATGCCCGGAGTAAAAATGAGCTTTAAAGGATTGACAGCCAAAGACAAGGAGGATATCCGTTTTTGTTTAGAAAATAAAGTTGATTATCTAGCCCAGTCTTTTGTAAGGAGTAAGGACGATATCCTCGTTATTAGGGAATATCTTAAGGATTGTGCGTATAAATGCAAGATCATTGCAAAAATTGAGAACCGGGAAGGTATTAAAAATATTGCTGAAATAATCAAAGTCTGCGATGGAATTATGGTCGCCAGAGGCGATCTGGGCGTCTCCATTCCTATATATGAGGTGCCGATAGTGCAAAAAGAAATAATCAAAAAATGTAACCGGGCAAAAGAATTTGTCATTACCGCTACCCAGATGCTGGAGAGCATGACTGAAAACCGTATCCCTGAAAGGGCGGAGGTTTCAGACGTGGCTAACGCCATATTGGACGGTTCGGATTACCTGATGCTTTCCGCGGAGACTGCGGTTGGTTTATATCCTGCGGAATGCGTTGATATGATGAATAAAATAATTAAGTTTACGGAGAAGAACACCCCTGGCGATCTCCGTCTTACGAGACCGGGCAAGAGATAATATTTTATTCCTCGAAGAGTGGCCGTTGTTAAATTTTAGTTGACAAACCGCAAAAATAGTGTATACTTTTTGGCGTAGTGAGCAAGGGAGTAGAAGTCTTGAACCGTAAGGAGAAAGAATGACACACCTTACGGTTTTTTTATGGAAAGGAGGAAACAGAGAAAATGGCAAAGGGTAAAGTAAAGTGGTTTTCCAATCAAAAGGGATATGGTTTTATTACTCCTGAGAATGGCGCTGATGTATTCGTGCATCACACCGCGATCCAGGGTGAAGGCTATAAAACCTTAGAGGAGGGCCAGGATGTCGAATTCGAGATCGAAAAAGGTCCTAAAGGTGAACAAGCTACTAAAGTAGTGAAGTTATAACCTAATCAGGAAAACAAAAAAGGCCCGGCACAAAATGCTGGGCCTTTTTTGTTTAAAATCGTGGTAGAATAAAAGAGATGAAAAAATTTGCAGCGGTAGCCATGAGCGGCGGCGTGGATTCTTCGGTAGCCGCGGCTTTATTAAAAGAGCAAGGGTATGAGGTAGTCGGCCTGACGATGTGTTTTAACCTGGCGGAAAAGGACGGCAAGAAGCCCAGTTGCTGCGGTTTAACCGGAATTGAGGATGCCCGGCGGGTTTGTCAAAAGCTGGGAATCCGGCATTATGTTATCAATTTGGATAAAGATTTTTCCCGGGATGTAATCCAGAATTTTCACCAGGAATATTTAAACGGCAGGACCCCCAATCCCTGCGTTAGATGCAATCAGTTTATAAAATTCGGTATTTTACTTAAAAAGGCGCTTGGCCTGGGGGCCAAATTTTTAGCCACCGGACATTATGCCGGGATCGTAAAGTCAAAACAGGGATATCTGCTTAAAAAGGCCAGGGACATTAGAAAAGATCAATCCTATTTTTTATACCGCTTAAACCAGAAACAACTAAAACACATAATTTTCCCGTTGGGTAATTTTACCAAATCTAAAGTCAGGGAGCTGGCCAGGGATTTTGGACTAAAGGTAGCGGAAAAACAGGATAGCCAGGAGATTTGTTTTCTGCCGGACGGCAAACACGGGGATTTGATCAAGGCCAAAGGTTTAAACCGCGTTCAGCCGGGTGAATTGGCGGATAAAGAAGGCAATATCCTTGGGGTGCATCAAGGAATACCATTTTATACTATCGGCCAGCGCCATGGATTGGGAGTTGCCAAGGGATACCCGTTGTATGTAACGCGGATTAATGCCAGAGCCAACCGGATTACCGTAGGAAAACGGCAGGAGGCTTATAAAAGCGGATGCATTATAAAAGAAGTGAATTTTCTGGGTGAGCCTTTTAAAAAGAAGGTTGAGATAAAGGTAAGGATACGCTATAATCATAAAGAAATGCCGGCAGTTGTTTATCCGGATGCAAAAGCATTGAAGGTAATTTTTAAAGAGCCGCAGTTTGCGATAACACCCGGCCAATCCGCGGTCTTTTACGATAAAGATATAGTTTTAGGCGGAGGAATAATCCAAAAGGTTATTGATGAGAATGATCAAGGAAGATAAAGAATTAGTTGCCAAGATTAAAGAGTTAAAGAAAAAACGCAATGCCATAATCCTGGCGCATAACTACCAGTTGCCGGAAGTCCAGGATATCGCGGATTTCCGCGGGGATTCCCTTGAGCTTTCGCGGATGGCCGCCAAAACCGAAGCAAAAGTAATTGTTTTCTGCGGAGTTTATTTTATGGCCGAAACCGCTTCGATTCTTTCTCCGGATAAATTAGTAATTATGCCGGATGTATCCGCCGGATGCCCCATGGCCAATATGATGACTGCCGCTGACCTAAGGAAGCTAAAAGCCGAGCATCCCCGGGCAGTCGCCGTAGGTTACGTGAATACCTCGGCGCAGGTGAAAGCGGAACTGGATTATTGCTGCACTTCGACTAACGCGGTTGCGGTAATCAACTTTTTAAAGAATGAGAAAGAAATAATTTTTATCCCGGATAAATACCTGGCCGATTATGTTTCCAAAAAGAGCGGCAGAAAATTGATCACCTGGCACGGTTTTTGCCCGACGCATGTTAAGATATTGCCGGAGGATTTAAAAAGAGAGAAAAAATTTCACCCTAAGGCCAAGAGAATGGTGCATCCGGAGTGCCTGCCTTCCGTAGTTGCGCTGGCGGACGCGGTATTATCTACCAGCCAGATGGCTAAATATGCCAAGGAAAATCCGGCCAAAGAGTTTATCGTCGGTACGGAGGCCGGGTTAGTTTACCGCCTAAAGCAGGATAATCCGGATAAAGAGTTTTATTTAGCCAGCGAACGCGCGATGTGCCCGAACATGAAACGGACCACGCTGGAAAAAGTGCTCTGGGCTCTGGAGGATCTTAAAGAAGAGGTTAAGGTGCCGGAAAATATCAGGGCAAAAGCGTACCTGGCTATTGAACGTATGTTAAAGATTATTTAATGAATATCCCGATCGTCTTTGAAGATGATTGGCTACTGGTGGTTAATAAGCCTGCCGGCCTATTGAGTGTCCCAACACCTAAAAACGAATCGCGTACTTTGACCAGCATTTTAAACCAAGATGCCCAGGATCGAGGATTAAAGTATCGGCTTTATCCCTGCCACCGCCTTGATCGGGAAACCTCGGGGCTGCTGATTTATGCTAAAACCAAGGGCATTGAGTCAAAAATGGCGGATGCTTTCAGGAGCAGGCAGGTAAGTAAAAAATATATCGCTTTTGTGCATGGAAAATTGGCGCATCCGCAAGGCACTATCGCTTCGGCTATCGAGGCAAAGAGCGCGGTTACAAACTACGAGGTTATGCAGGAAAAAAATAATTACAGCGTAGTTGAGGTTTCTCCGGTTACCGGCAGGACTAATCAGGTCCGGATCCACTTCAAGCGTATCCAGCATCCCTTAGTCGGTGAAGATAAATTTATTTTTCGCAAGGATTTTGCTTTGCGGGCAAAGCGGGTTTGCTTGCATGCCGAATATTTAGAGTTCAAGCATCCTGTGACCGGTAAAACTGTGGCGGTCCAGGCGCCTCTGGCCGCAGATATGCAAAAGTTTTTGGAAGATCACTAATCTTAGGAGAACCCGATGCACATAGTGTCTGTTTTGATCTTTGGTATTGTCGAGGGGATTACGGAGTTCCTGCCTGTTTCTTCGACCGGCCACTTAATGCTAACCGCAAAACTTCTTCAGATCAGCCAATCGGAATTTATCAAAAGTTTTGAAATCTCTATCCAACTGGGTGCAATACTGGCAGTGGTTGTTTTGTATTGGGACAGGTTGATCAAGGGCTGGGAGATCTGGAAACGCTTATTGGTTGCTTTTTTGCCCGCGGCCCTGATTGGGGCCCTGTTTTATAAAATGATCAAAAGATATCTTTTGGGCAATAATGAAGTGGTGCTTTGGTCCTTGTTTATCGGCGGGTTATTTTTGATTGTCTTTGAATTGCTGCACCGCGAAAAAAAAGGCGCGGTTGAGGAATTGTCCGCTGTTTCTTATCCGCAGGCATTGGTTATTGGTTTGTTCCAATCGGTAGCGATGATTCCGGGAGTTTCCCGGGCCGCGGCTACGATTATCGGGGGCTTGGTGGTGGGGTTAAAAAGAAAAACTATCGTGGAGTTTTCATTCCTCCTGGCGGTTCCCACTATGCTGGCGGCAACGGCTTTGGATCTTTTTAAAAGCGCCCAGGTCTTTAAATCGGGCCAGTTTGTTTCTTTGGGGACAGGTTTTATTGTTTCATTTTTTGTGGCTCTTGCTGCGATTAAGTTTTTGCTCAGCTTTATCAAGCGCCACAGTTTTATTGCTTTCGGGGTATACCGCGTAATTATTGTTTTGGTGTTTTGGTTAATAGTGAAGTAAACGGAGGAACTGATATGAGTATTATAGTGTTGGGCACAGTGGCATTAGACAGCGTAAAAACTCCTTTTGGCAGGCGTAAAGAATTACTCGGAGGATCAGCGGCACATTTTTCCATGGCTGCCCGGCTTTTTACCAAAGTTAACCTGATCGCCATTGTGGGAAGTGATTTTCCAAAGGAACACATCGCTTTTTTAAGAAGCAAGGGGATTAATCTTAGTTCTTTGATCATGGAGGGCGGTAAAACCTTCAGGTGGGAAGGCGAATATAAAGGGGATTTAAATTCAGCCCTTACCATTAACACCGAGTTGGGCGTGCTTTCGGTATTTAAACCGCAGGTTTCTGAAGAGCAGCGTAAAATAGAAAACATATTCTTAGCCAACGTTGACCCGGATATTCAGGAGCACCTTTTGCGTAAGATGCATTCTCCGAAATTAGTCGGTTTAGACAGCATGAACTATTGGATTAATACTAAGCGCAGAGAACTGATCAAACTGCTTAAGCTTATAGATATTTACGTGGCTAATGACCAGGAGGCCAGGGATTTATCAGGAGAGAGTAATTTAATTAAGGCAGCCAAACGCCTCTCCTCTTTTGGTCCTAAAATGGTGCTGATTAAAAAAGGGGAGCATGGAGTTTTATTTTACAGCCGGTCTTTGCATGCTGCAAACGGGTTGGTTTTTTCTCTTCCGGCATATCCGGTTGAGAAGGTAATCGATCCTACGGGAGCAGGGGATACTTTTGCCGGAGGGTTCATGGGTTATCTGGCAAAGAGTGGTAAGATAAACTCTTCAGCAATAAAGAAGGCATTGGCTTACGGGACTGTGGCCGCTTCTTTTAACGTGGAAGATTTTGGTCTGTATCGGACAAGCAAACTGGTCCCGCAAGACCTACAAAGACGTCTAGTTAAATTTAAGAGCTGTTTTTTATTTTAATTTTACACCCCGCGCTTAGAGGAGTTGCGCGGGTGTGCCTTTGTGGGCAACACGCCGCGTTTATGAGGAATTACGCGGGTGTGGCCTTCTGGCCAAGGAGACAATGATGAAAGAGATCCGCGAAGAATTTTTGAGGTTTATCAAGTCCTACGGAGTGATCGGCGTGGCTATCGGTATTGTTATGGGCCAGGCGGTAGCCAAGGTTATTACGGTTATCGTCGAAGGCCTGGTTATGCCGGTCTTAGAAGTATTACTTCCCGGGAACAAATGGCAGGAAGCGGTTTTACATCTCTGGAGGATAAATATCAAGATTGGCTTGATTATCGCCGGGCTGATCGATTTTTTTATTATCTCGGTGGTAGTTTTCTTTTTGGTTAAATATATATTAAAGATCGAACCTGGTCATAAACATTAACACCCCGCGTTTATAAGGAATTACGCGGGTGTGCCCGTGTGGGCAAGGAGGACAATTATGTTGGCAGAAAAGATTTTCAACGATTATAAGGAGGCAATGAAAGCCCGCGACACTCTGAAGAGTTCGGTTTTAAGTTTTTTACGGGCAGATATGCTTAATTTGGCAACCGCCAAGAAAAAAGATAAGCTCGATGACGCCGAAATTATTACCGTAATCAAGAAACAAATAAAGCAGCGCCAGGATTCGATTGAACAGTTTACCAAGGGCGCAAGGCCGGAAGCTGCGGAAAAAGAGAAAAAAGAATCAGAGATTCTCAAAGGTTATTTACCCGCCCAGATGCCGGTTGAGGAAATTAAACGTTTGATTGAAGAAGCGGTTGCGGCAACCGGAGCAAGCGGCGCCAAAGATATGGGCCGGCTGATGAAGGAGCTGTCTGTAAAGATCGCCGGAGGGGCTGACGGGAAACTGGTCAGTGATTTGGTAAGGCAAAGGTTAAGTCCTCCTTCCTAAAAAGAAAGTTCAAATATGTTTTCTTCGTTACAGGTTAAATATTTTCGCATCTATTGGCTGGGCATGTTTGTGTCTTTGATCGGTACCTGGATACAAACCGTAGCTCAGAGCTGGCTGGTGTTTGAGTTAACCAACTCCGCGTTTCTTTTAGGGGTGGTTGGTTTCTTAAGTTCAATACCTATATTTGTGCTTTCTTTATTTGGAGGCGTGTTGGCTGACAGGGTAAATAAAAGAAATATACTGATTTTTACCCAAGTAACTTTTATGTTCCTGGCTTTTTTACTGGCAATCCTGACCCAATTCAAACTGATCACCCCTTTACAGATTATGTTCATTGCTTTGTTTAACGGGATCGTGATGGCTTTTGACGCTCCGGCCCGGCAGTCGATAGTGGTGGAGCTGGTCGGTAAAAAACATCTTTTTAACGCCATCGCCTTAAACTCGGTAGCTTTCAATTCTTCGCGGATTATCGGGCCGGCAATCGCCGGTGTATTGGTTTCGGTGATCGGGATGAGCGGGTGTTTTTATTTAAACGGAGTCAGCTTCCTGGCAGTCATTATCGCCCTCTTTTACATTAGATTGGGAACAGGCAAAGCGCGGAATAATAATTCAGCGATAAAAGATCTTAAAGAAGGTTTGATCTTTATCAGCCGCCACCCGCTTATTTTAGCTTTAGTGAGCATGGTGGGGGCGATGAGCCTTTTTGGTATTTCCTATGTTATCCTGATGCCGGTTTTTGTCAACCATGTGCTGGCCGCCGGAGTAAAGGGCTTGGGTATACTGATGTCCAGCACCGGACTTGGGGCCTTGATTGGAGCTTTAATTCTGGCCCGGTTGGGAGATTTTAAATATAAGGGAAGGCTGCTAATCGGCTCGGCGTTCTTATTTTCCTTGTCGCTGATCATTTTTTCATTATCTAAAAATTACGCTTTGGCCGTTTTCTCTTTGATCCTTATAGGATGCACAAGCGTTATTCCAATTGCCCTGATCAATACTTTATTGCAAATTAACGTGCCGGATGAATTTCGCGGCAGGGTAATGAGCCTTTTTATGATTACTTTCGCCGGGATTATGCCTTTTGGAAATTTGATTTCCGGAGGCCTGGCGCAAACATTGGGGGTATCGGCGGCTCTTTTTTTCTGCGGCCTGACTTGTCTGGCATTATTTACGTTGATTAACTTTGTATTTTCAGGATTAAGAGATTTATAGTAGTTTTGCGCCTTAAAATAAAGGGACCGTTTCTATTTTTTCTTTGTTCCTATTTTTAAAAAATAAAAACGGTTCCTGGTTTCACTCAAATTTCAGTTGATTTATTTATATATTTTGTTAAAATTAGTGTTGGTAACAACCCGCGCTTAAAGGTATTGCGCGGGTGTGCCCTTGTGGGCAAGGAGGTGAATTAAATTCCCGCAATTTGATAATAATAAAACGTCATAATAACAAATTTTAATAAATTATAGAGAGGAGAGTAAGTATGAAGAGGTTATTAAGTTTAGGGGTAGTGGTTTTGATGTTGGCGGGATTATCCGGTTGCGGTAAGAAACAAGAAGCAGAGGAGTTGCAGCCCATTACCATGGAGTCCCTGAGTACGCCCAGCAGCCCGGCCGCGGCTATGCCGGACATAAAGGCCCAAGAGTCCAAAATTTTAACTGCTCCGGCAGTTACCCAAGCCAAAGAAGTTGTACCTGTACCGCCGCAGGGGCCTTATAAGCCTACGGGCATCGAAATCCAGACTGCTTTAAAGAACGCCGGTTTCTACACCGGCAATATCGACGGAAAAATCGGCCCGAAGAGCAAGAAGGCGATCGAAGATTTTCAAACCGCAAATGGCCTCAAAGCTGATGGCAAGGTGGGCACCAAGACCTGGGAAGCCCTGAGTAAGCATCTGAGCGCTGAAGCCGCTCCGGTTAAGCATAAGCGGTAACGGAAATTTTTAAATTTGTTTCAAAAGAAGATCCCAATGTAAAATATTGGGATTTTCTTTTTTACAGTGGTATAATGTAAACCTATATGAAGAAATTTCCGCAAAATTTCCTTTGGGGCGCCGCAACTTCAGCGCATCAGGTTGAAGGCCAAAACATTCATAATGATTGGTGGCTGGCTGAGCAGAGCCTCTGCTTAAAAGAAGCTTCGGGCAGCGCCTGCCGGCATTATGAACTTTACGCGCAGGATTTCGACATCGCCAGAGAGCTTAACCATAATTGCCATCGTTTTTCCATAGAGTGGAGCCGCATTGAGCCGCAGGAAGGAAAATTTGACTCCTCGGAAATCGAACATTACCGTAAAGTTATTTCCGAATTAAAGAGCCGGGGAATTGAACCGGTGGTTACCCTGCATCATTTTACCAACCCGATCTGGTTTAGCCAAAAAGGCGGCTGGACCAAAGCTGGCCTCCAGAAATATTTTTTGCGTTTTGTCGATAAAATAGTCAAAGAGTTTGCCGGCCAGGTAAAATTTTGGATAACCATAAATGAACCTCTGATTTATTCATCGCATTCCTATCTATTGGGTGTCTGGCCTCCCAAGGAGTGTTCGCTGTTTAAGGCTGCCAAAGTAACCTTTAATATGGCCGGCGCCCATATAAAAGCTTACCGTCTTATCCATAAAATTTACCGGGAAAAGTCTTTAGCCAGGCCCATGGTGAGTATCGCGGCTAATTTGCAGGCATTTGAGATTTGCCAGCCGACATTAAAAAATAAATTGGCCCTGTATTTACGGCATAAATTATATAACTTGTATTTCATCGAGAAGCTTTTACGTAAAAAGGCCTTAGATTTTATCGGGATAAATTATTACGGCAGGAACCTGGCGGATGTGCGTAACTGGAAAATAAGGAGTTTATTGCTGGATACCTGCAGTTATAACCATCATCCTTTGCGTAAAAATTCTTTAGGTTGGGATATTTACCCGCAGGGGCTCTACAAGCTTTTAATGGCCCTGAAGAGGTATAATCTTCCAATTATGATTACCGAAAACGGCATCTGTACTGAAGATGATGATTTGAGATGGGACTATATCCGGGAGCATCTGGAGCAGATACATCAGGCTATTGATCAGGGGGCCAAGGTTTTAGGTTATATTTACTGGTCACTGATCGACAATTTTGAATGGGATAAAGGGTTTAGCCCGCGTTTTGGCTTGGTAGCTGTGGATTATCAAAATCAAAAACGCACAATTAAGACAAGCGCCAGAAAACTTGCGCAGGTGGCCCAAAGCAATGAAATTTAAATGGAACCCAAAGACAAAGAATTTATCATAAAAGAATTGCCGTTTTTTGCCGGCCTGAGCAAGGCGGAACTGGCGATAATTTACGCCAAGAGCCGGATTGTTGAATACCGCAAAGGCCAGATTATTTATGAAGAGGGTTCGGCTCCGAGCGCTTTTTATTGCATTATCTGCGGCCGGGTGCAGATTTATGCCAAAGATAAAGACGGGAAACAATCGATCTTGGAGTATTTGCACCGCGGTAAATATTTCGGCATTATTTCCCTGCTGACCAACGAAACGCATTCGGTGACCAGTGCTGCCATCAATGATTGCTCGATATTGGTAATCAATAAAGACGATTTTAATTCTGTGTTAGAGGGTATTCCGCGCCTGGCTATTGACCTAAGCCGCACATTAAGCCGCCGCCTTAAGCGCAAAGATATCCATCAGAAAAAAATCTTTGAGAGCACGGTTATTTCGGTTTTTAGTTCCTACGCGCAGGCAGGCAAAACTATCTACGCTTTAAATCTTGGTTTAAGCCTTAACCGTGAAACCCATAAGTCTGTAATCATTTTAGACATTTTATCTAAAGAAAAGATCCACACTTTACCGGACAAGCTGGAAATCCAGCAGCCGCCTATTTTTGACCTATCTTCCAGCGAAGAAATTTATACCCTGCCAAAAGATTTTGTTTTAAAAAGCAGCTTTGGCATCGACTTGTTTTGTTTCTACTACCAGGAAGATAATGAAGCCTGCCTTAAGCGGTTGATTGAGATATTAAGTATTTTGGTTAATGATTATCATTATATTCTTTTAGACCTGCCTGCGGCGATGGACCGTTCGATTATCAGTATGCTGAACCAATCGGACTTAATCCACATCTTAAGCAGCCCGGACCCGGTGGATTTAAAGCGTACCAATAATCTCATCAGCCGGCTTAAGACAGATTTTAATTTTGATCCGCAGAAGATCAAGACCATTGTTAATGAATATAAATTAGCCCGGATCCATTATAGCGATCAGCTGGAAATCCTGGGGCAGGATATTTTTGCTACCATTCCTAAAATAGAATTTGATTCCCCGGCCCGCCTGATTATCGATGAGCCTGATTGTGAATATTCCAAGGCAGTCAGGCGGATTGCCCGCCATTTGGGAGATTGTCTTGTGGGCTTGGTCCTGGGGGTAGGGGTGGGGTATGGTTTTTGCCATGTAGGAGTATTAAAGGTCCTTGAAGAAGAGAAGATCCCAATTGATGTGATTGCCGGTTCCAGTATCGGCGCCCTTATCGCCAGCCTTTGGGCCATCGGAAACAATAGCCGGGAGATCCTGGAGATTACCCGTGAGTTCAGAGAGCCCAAACATATCTGGGGATTAGTCGATATAACTTTTCCGCGGCTGGGCTTTCTCAAAGGCAATAAATTATACCGTTTCCTGAAGAAACATCTGGGGGATAAAACTTTTTATGATGTGAAACTCCCTTTAAAAGTAATCGCCAGCGATGTTCACCGGAAGGAGCCCAAAATTTTAGACAAAGGGCCGCTGGTTGATGCTATAATGGCAAGTTGTTCGATGCCCGGGGTATTTACCCCTTTTAAATTCAGGGAAGAAATACTTTTTGACGGCGGAGTGACCTATCCTTTGCCTACCGAGCCGCTGATGCAGATGGGGGTAAAAAAGATTATTGCGGTAAACGT
The nucleotide sequence above comes from Candidatus Omnitrophota bacterium. Encoded proteins:
- a CDS encoding plasma-membrane proton-efflux P-type ATPase translates to MDLKIKSTSDYKTISLEEVFKFLETTSDGLSASQAGNRLAIFGANEIAEKKPNPFLEFVSRYWGPMPWLLELAIALSLVLRHYLEGIIIFVLLTLNVIIGHMHARGSQKAIQLLKQKLAIKAKVLRDGEWVMQAAEEIVPGDILVVKLGDIVPADAKIVSGDLSVDESALTGESFPKDAHPLDVIYSGSVVKRGQARCAVVNTGANTYFGKTAELVKIAKPKSHQEEVMMAVVKYMMYLGIAASILVAIYALFLHLSVFLILTFVVIFLMGAVPVALPAVMTIVQSVGAMELSKKGVLVTRLDSIEDAASIDVLCFDKTGTVTQNRLSVIDSIVFSGYQKENVIRLAALASRAEGMDVIDLAVIEYAKDARVDLNAFKQISYAPFNPSLKRTEAIIENNGARFKAIKGASQAVLALCRGIGQETIAGANKTIKEFSQKGYRTIAVAQSRGDDLENFQLAGLLALADPLRPDSKSMIEEAKKLGIKPIMLTGDNIAIAQEIARQVGIGSKIIRFSDIAGLSEDTQIRSIEESDGFAEIYPEDKYKIVKLLQSRNHMVGMTGDGVNDAPALKQAEMGIAVRRSTDVAKASASVVLTEPGISVIINAIEISREIYQRMLTWVINKVTKVIEFVGLLTVGFFWLHNIVLSLLGMSLLVFANDFVTMSLATDNVKSTDNPNKWNVKNITVLSIIPGILLVVEGLIIILVGLRYFHLEWEKLRTLVMLNLIFNSQFRVLIVRERRHFWASVPGKALLIFSLSTIIIFFLLGIYGIFIPALTVKQILIVLGFSALFTLGIDFPKYYLFRRFGL
- the nadA gene encoding quinolinate synthase NadA — encoded protein: MIKEDKELVAKIKELKKKRNAIILAHNYQLPEVQDIADFRGDSLELSRMAAKTEAKVIVFCGVYFMAETASILSPDKLVIMPDVSAGCPMANMMTAADLRKLKAEHPRAVAVGYVNTSAQVKAELDYCCTSTNAVAVINFLKNEKEIIFIPDKYLADYVSKKSGRKLITWHGFCPTHVKILPEDLKREKKFHPKAKRMVHPECLPSVVALADAVLSTSQMAKYAKENPAKEFIVGTEAGLVYRLKQDNPDKEFYLASERAMCPNMKRTTLEKVLWALEDLKEEVKVPENIRAKAYLAIERMLKII
- the pyk gene encoding pyruvate kinase, whose translation is MPKTKIICTLGPASSKENVLIKMMGAGMAVARLNFSHSTSKVHLARIRLIRKLNKKYRLNIKILGDLEGYRIRVGRLEGGQAIKVNKGQVVWLTQENTLGKGSLIPFDYKGPLSKICKGQYIYIDDGNIALIVLGGRINRLKAKVVIPGLIKERKGINMPGVKMSFKGLTAKDKEDIRFCLENKVDYLAQSFVRSKDDILVIREYLKDCAYKCKIIAKIENREGIKNIAEIIKVCDGIMVARGDLGVSIPIYEVPIVQKEIIKKCNRAKEFVITATQMLESMTENRIPERAEVSDVANAILDGSDYLMLSAETAVGLYPAECVDMMNKIIKFTEKNTPGDLRLTRPGKR
- a CDS encoding cold-shock protein; the encoded protein is MAKGKVKWFSNQKGYGFITPENGADVFVHHTAIQGEGYKTLEEGQDVEFEIEKGPKGEQATKVVKL
- the mnmA gene encoding tRNA 2-thiouridine(34) synthase MnmA yields the protein MKKFAAVAMSGGVDSSVAAALLKEQGYEVVGLTMCFNLAEKDGKKPSCCGLTGIEDARRVCQKLGIRHYVINLDKDFSRDVIQNFHQEYLNGRTPNPCVRCNQFIKFGILLKKALGLGAKFLATGHYAGIVKSKQGYLLKKARDIRKDQSYFLYRLNQKQLKHIIFPLGNFTKSKVRELARDFGLKVAEKQDSQEICFLPDGKHGDLIKAKGLNRVQPGELADKEGNILGVHQGIPFYTIGQRHGLGVAKGYPLYVTRINARANRITVGKRQEAYKSGCIIKEVNFLGEPFKKKVEIKVRIRYNHKEMPAVVYPDAKALKVIFKEPQFAITPGQSAVFYDKDIVLGGGIIQKVIDENDQGR